The genomic window CAATACCACTCGGCGCAACTTCCGCATATTGGGATCTCTTCGCAAAGGACCATAGCCAAACAGACGTGGGACTTTTCTCCCCAAAAATTTGAACACATGAAACATAACAAATCCGAATACAGCAGCTCTAACAAAAAACCAAAAGTACCATCCAGTGAGTTCATCCGTTAATCTGGATTTATAATTGAATTCTGCCTCTGATTGCCATTTCAAGTACCACGTGGCGTCAACTGTCTGATATATTTCCTCTGGCCAAGCCATTCCTAATCTCATCCTCACCTGTAATACAGTGACAACAGAGGTTTCAAAAACTTGTTATTCAAAACTGACCACTTAATTAGCAAATGGGAAGTTCTCAGATCAACGATACCGGATAAGGGACTAAAAACTCCACAATAGGAAACCCTATCACCATCATTAAGTCATCAGTTATATCCTTAAGTTCTGTAAAGATCCGATTTCTTGCTTTCACAACAACTTCAGAATTCCACAGCCCATTAAAAACCCAGCGAGACACCCTAAATATCAGGAGGAACTGCTGACGGAAGTCCAGCTCTGAGAAAGGAATCCACATCAGATGAACAGCTGTTGGAACACCAGAAGCAAGCATTTTCATATACAGCACATCGAAACCCCCAAAATCTTCAAAAAGCATTTCAAATTCCTGAAATAAGAAGGTATTCACTAACCATCATATGAGTAACAAAACAAAATAGGTCTCTTAAGAAGAAATACAATTGATAAGGCTACAACCTTTATGTCAACATAAAATTCTTTCTCCTCCCCCTTTAATGCAACATACATGGCACCCCAATCATGCCTAATCCGAGCATGCTCTATTAGCTTTCTGGAGACAGCATAAGGAACAGCCATGGGATGCATTTCCCATCTATTTTTCTCTTCATTGTACCATGCCCTTGACATTACTCGATCACGGTCCAAAAGAATCCTTTCCTACAATGGGCAAGTAATGAGAAATGAACATAGCAGCAGCTAATGACCAAAAAGCCTGACCCAACTTTATGCTCAAAATATGTATGGTTAAAGTTGATTCAGCACTAAAAATACATCTAAAAGCGAAATGGAACCTGTCTTTCAGCCACATATTTTCTGCCAAACTCAGCATCTTCCATTAAATTGCGTTTTAAATCCGCTTTAGCTTCTGCGCGCCACTTCTTCCAACCATGGTACAAATGAAGGCTAACAGCTTTAGGAACCACAACCTCCTTATTTCCAAACATCCACTTTAACTGAACATCAGGAAAACCCTTAACCACGTCTTCTTCTGGTGAGGAAACAATATAGCGATTTTCCTTGCCAAACTTCTTCATATGTTTTCTTATCTGAGCCTCTAAATTTCTTTGCATATCCCTTGATTCTTGAAGACGTCTTTTCAAACTTTGAGCAAAATCAATGGAATCTTGATGAAAGAATGGCCCAAGATCTTCAACATCCAAAATACTAGGAAGAATGATTTGTTCTAAATGTTTTCTCTGTGCAGTTTCCAAGTCTTTTTGAATGTCCAATTTTGAGAGACTGGTAACTGGACTTGCAGACGAACTGAAACCACAAATTTATGCATGAAGACATATGATTCCAAAGGCTTAATACCATAACTAACTTGCATTATAGAATATTGCGCAACAAAGAAACCCTTTGCACTCAAGACTGAGAAAATTTGACACCGTCAAATAGATTAAAATAACACATGTGTTATATGGCTTTGATTGCAGCTTTAGCTTACAAGAATGGCTAATTCAAAAACATATTCAAGCAAAAGTAAAGGCAACTTCAACTTCCTCCCTATCTATCAGGCAACTCAGAGacaaaagaatgataaaaaattaaaaagtgcgAGTTTTACATCCGAAAATATTGAAGAGTATGAGGAATGAAATCTCTTATTGAAATTTCACCCAAACTGCCGCATTGACGCGCCACCAACAAAACTAGATTAAAAAAACCACATCCAAATTTAACTAAGACATAACATAATAATACATTAATGCAACTAATCAAAATGCAATCAATCAggttattaaaaaaaatgcattCAAGTAAAACCTTTTGGTCTTCTCCTTGTGCCTCATTTCTCGCTTAAACCTCTCCACCATCTGCTCACACTCCCACTGAATGAAGTTAATCTCCCTGACTCCATAACTCAAAGCCACCGTCTCCTTCCTTGAAATCGCGTCTTCAAAATCCCCAACTTTCTCCCATATCCCATTGTACTCATCCTCCAACTCCGCAACCTTCTTCTCTATCGTCTCCACCGTCAacttctcttcctcctccaaccccttcttcttctccttcctcctcAATTTTTCATACTCGCCTTTCGCAGCCAAAATCTCATCGATTATCTGCCCGGCGCGCTTCCCCAACGCACCCTTCTGCCTTCTCAGAACTCTCAACTGCGGGTACAGCCTGTCATTGATCTCCCCACgcacctcctccttcttctcatTCACCGCCTTCATCGCCGCCTCCACCTCCTCCATTCCCCCGTTCCCGTTCCTAACACCTTCCACAGTCCTCAGAAGAACCGAAACCGTTTCTAGAAGCTTCTCGGTGCAATCAGCGTACTCATGACCACTCTTCGCCTTCTCTTTCCCGGCGTTTTTCTTCTTCCAGGAAAAGACATCTTTCACAACGGCAGGGACGGCAATTGCAGTTGCCGTAGGAGGAGAGGAGAAGGCGCCGAGGGCCGTAACTCCGAGGGTGAAACAAAAGAGCGCTTCCTTGAAGAGGCATTTGGGAGGTGAGGCTACTCCGACGTCGTTTCGGTTTTGGTGTTTGGGTGTGGTTGTGGAAGCGCGCGTGATAGAGATAGGGTTGTTGTTGTTCCGGAGTAGGTTTAAATTGGGAGTGAGTTTTTGGTTTCGGATTGGGAATTGGAATGGGAATGGTGAACGGAGGGAATGGGAATGGAGTGGGTGAGGGTGGAGTATAGAGTCCATTGGATTTTTAGTCAAAGGAGAGGAAGGAGGGAGGGAGAGAAAGACATAGGCATTGAACTCAGAAGTGTAGTGGTAGAGTGTGGACTGTGGAGTGCGGGAGTAGGAAGAGGTGCTATGTCATCCTCTACCTTCGCTCTTGCAAGAGCGGAAAGTGCGACTTTTGTTCGCCCACTTCTTAGTTCTTCCTTAatacaaaaaacaaaaataattaattcgtGAGGAGGAATGCTAGGGCAGCAATTTTTGTGCTTTCTAATTATCAATTGGTTATTCAtagtgtttttactttttaatagtgtgagattatatctaatagtaaaaaattatttattttttgtttgatagTTAAATGttggccacaaaacacaaaatTTAGTGGTTCTCTAGACTTTCTTATTCGTGAGTGTCAATCGGGACTCTATCCTTTTTAACGGAGAGGACAATATAATTTgatggaaaaataataataataataatttttgtacccaaaaaatttaatttttgacaaaagagtaaagtatcatttttttctccaacgtttgggataaatcttatttgtgtccataacgtttaaatcgtcctatttatgtccttaacgtttgtaaaagtgattcaatgtcatcctgccatcaattacacatcatgaacgctttagtttgagttttaaaaatctcttcttgaagttagaatacaaatgtctgggatagaatcgatgatctactccaaaaATTAGcttatcaaatgttgaaactaattcctacaacatttacataattcagttttctagggacataattgaatctaaacacaaatagtgggtataatattaaaatcgaactcatccaagtgagacctaattgaaaatgaatacatccaagtgagaataattgaaaaatataatctgatttgttagtataattgatagtaggataacattgaatctcttttataaacgttaaggatacaaataggacgatttaaacgttagggacacaaataggacttaccccaaacattaGAAACAAAAACaatttagcaggtttggtgtccctagagtactcatcagtgatgggggcactcacttctgcaataaacagctttactctgccatggttcggtatggaatttgccataaggtggctactccatatcatccacaaactaatgggcaagctgaagtctctaacagagaattaaagagaatcctagaacggacagtaagtacccgtagaaaggattgggcacggagcttggatgatgctctgtgggcttacagaacagcattcaagacccctatagggacctctccataccaactcgtgtatggtaaggcatgtcagctgcccgtggaactggaacataaagcctactggcaaccagattcctaaactttgatgccaagttagcaggagaaaaatgattgctccagttaaatgagctagaggaattcagattcacagctttcgaaaatgccaagctttataaagagaaataaaaaaaagtggcatgacagaaagctgtcatctagaatctttgaaccaggacagaaggttctgctgtttaactctagactcaggctattccccgggaaattgaaatcccggtggaggggaccatacgtgattacaagtgtatcaccatatggttatgtggagcttcaagatattgattctgataagaggttcattgtcaatggacagagaatcaagcactatcttgaaggcaacgttgagcaagaatgctcaaggctgaagctagactaaaagctcagcaaggtccagctaaagacaataaagaagcgcttgcttggaggcaacccagccatggggcatcaatcctctaagcattttgccctatttctatttttatttttaattgtttgtatagagttcattgatactaaggtaaatcaTCATTTTCATaaattcacagggttacagaaggaatctacacacaaaacagagaaagggAGCTCACTGGTAAGAAAACGCCAGTGaaggcccattttgggcgttcagcgcccaaaaggggcatccagtgggcgctgaacgccagtaaaggatagctttctggcgttcaacgccagaaaagggtaacaattgggcgttgaacgcccaggagagcagcatttgggcgttgaacgcccaaaataggcagtgtttgggcgttcaaacgccaggatggtagggaggagccaaattctacatatttttcattctaattttaaattttatgtttcaatgcatgattttttttacataaacatgttaagaaccctgatttctaaaatccccaatctctaaaaatcctactttaaaaatatcaaatatatcttaatccataagcacaaaccctctttgcgaattcaatccaactcttttcaaatctttttaaaaaaaaacaaatctatcttttcaactcatcaatatctttttcaaaatctccactttatctttttcaaaatctagatctatctttttcaaaaatctttcatatcttttcaattttaaactatatcaagatcagtgatcccggaagttagatttgatctgaaagaagatgaatatccggagatccaagagcaaattcgaatcaggaactgggaagtcctagctaatcctgaaacgaaagtagggagGAACATGGTttaggagttctatgctaatatgtggcaaactgacaagcagaaactatctgggacTGCTTTCTATGACTATTGGACCgcggtcagaggaaagattgttcatacccaccctgacaggatcagggagatcttaaagctacctcagctgaaagatgatccagactccttcaacaggagaataatgagaacagacaagggcctggataagattctagaggacatatgtatccctggagccaggtggaccaccaacacaaagggtgtcccaaatcaactcaagagataagatctcaaaccagtcgccagaggatggctggacttcattgggcattctctgttgcccactagcaaccgttctgaagtcactgttaaaagagcagtgatgatccattgcatcatgatgggaaaggaagtggaagttcatcagctaatctcagctgaactctacaaaattgctaacaaaaattttaaagaggccaggttggcttatccaagcgtgatttctctgctctgcaaggacgctggagtaaggatgggaataactgagtatatctcagttgagaaaccaatcaccaaagcatcaatggaaaaacaacaagcacaggatgatcccaccaagaggaaaacacaggaatttctcccagaaatccctcaatctgaatactgggagtatcttgagacgtctgttaccaagatacgggaagctatggaacaaataataaaagaacagaagaaacacagtcaaattcttacctatatgtttaaagaacaagaggagcaagggcgtgacttaagggaattgaagcgccagaagttatctcttgaaggaccaagcaccccacggatcagaggaacatccacttcccagaacaaagatattttatacgctttttggggttaatttcatatagtttttagtatgttttagttagtttttagtttatttttattagtttttaggaaaaatttatatttctggactttactgtgtttttctgttttttctgtaatttcaggtatttttctggctgaaattgagggagctgagcaaaaatctgattcaggatgaaaaaggactgctgatgctgttggattctgacctccctacactcaaagtggattttctgaagctacagaattcaaaatggcgcgcttcaaattgcgttggaaagtagacatccagggctttccagcaatatataatagtccatactttgctcaaggatagatgacgtaaactggcgttcaacgccagttctctgcccaattccggcgtccagcgccagaaaaggattaaaagttggagttcaacgccagaaatggatccaaacctggcgttgaacgcccaaaacagccttatgcacgtgaattgtttaagtctcagccccagcacacaccaagtgtgcccttggttgaagatctaggcgatgctgaacttccttgggaatccagaatcgaggaaaactccgtccgagataccacagttgatgctaaggaggataccgtacaatctccaaggcaagtcgtttacgaagaatcagacagaataatccaagaagcaaatttccttgatgatgatagtcacaagtctagttctcctagtgatgaacttacgtctgcaagtgaattctctaagatcgaagaatcttccccaagtgaatatgaagatgatgcggaggtagatttctctcaacctccaatctatgactcgagtgatgaggaagacatagaagactttgaccaggatacagatacaattgaagatctttgcaaggaagtggaagaattcacagaagaacacaagaaaACGAAActcgcagaaccaccaaaaatacCTAtctcaaggccattaccacccaatacaagcttcaagtgggtacaatccttaacttataattttatttattcacttgaatatggtttgcttgaaacagatggccagcttagagctctctgcggctttaagagtaagagggaaatggctcgtactcagagctggtgcaccaggttcaataaggttccacgcttcacctcgaagtacacggattggtatcgtgctcaattgcatggatcacggagaacgtttggtcgccacggtgagattctactctttaacccgcccgaatggaaacttacaaatcaaaacgaaggcggatctaaaaacacagcttgggatcatggattatgttctgacattcgtcatcccgggaggctggatatctgtttaaagctgcgcagaagctttacatgcctagtttgggaccccggaggctattggcattgcaagcactggtggagatttttggacgaatttaaacacaagccaccataacaggatactcttccaatgtccaacttaaggactttaactaaaagtgctaggtgggagacaacccaccatggtatggtcgcttctttttcaatttatttcttgttaattgctttaatttttccttttttattttaatttattaaacctggaatcatgcataagcatccatgatagtcattgcattctgcacttttcatgcatataaaaaaaaaagaaggttgcacgacgcgaccgcatgccccatgcgatcgcatcatatcgcgaaaaacaccacccatgcgaccgcgtgacccacgcggccgcgtgatatatatatcggcgtaaggatccaacgaacagaaagttgggctggaatcgtgcggcccttgtgcgtttcgcacaaattggcccacgcgatcgcatgccccatgcgatcgcgtcacttacccaataccaatcccacgcgaccgcgtgagcgacgcgatcgcgtcgcatggattgcacatcgccccaaaaggagacagagagttgcgctaaaacggcactggagtcgtgcgtttagcacgacttccaacgacgcgatcgcgcgacccatgcgatcgcgtcacccttctttccccctctcatgcgatcgcgcaccccacgcgatcgcgtcactcccattcttgacccaaccacgcgaccgcgtgccccacacggccgcatgaattcgaaaatataaccccccagcccgcgaaccctatcagtcgcgcagccctcacccccaaccctcttccccttctctgcctcctccccctccaaccaccacccaccaccttcCAGCCGCCACCGCACCatcacccagacgccgccgccgacCCGCCACCGCCGCCGTACCACCCCCTCCCCTTCtcttttcctctttctccttcttcctctttctccctCCTTCTCCGCCGCCCACCACCGCCGGCCATCCACCGCGCCCCACCCCTTCAGCCAGCAACCCCAACCACAACCTCCCACCCCTATcctctccctccaaccaccacccaaaccctaaaccctttctCCGCCACCAACCCCCTCCGCCGCCACCACCGCGtcgccgtgcaccaccaccgcgccggacgccgccgcagccaccttcttccctgttcaaCCCCTTCCGCTTCCCAGGTTTCGCAACACGcaaccaattttttttatctgttcgtaacttttttgtattttttattccgtttatgttcgTAATTAGaatagctagacttgcatgttgtagtggatttttaggttgttaggtatcttaggctgtggttagtggatctaggtctgtttacttgcactgttcttacttttgttttatcctatgtgcaaatctgttgctgctataatcatgattcatatgctgctttcttgtatgttgctgctgtttacattgagtttttatgtttattttatatttatgtacatgcagcttgattttttaattcatatgaactgattaaattgctgtttattttccgggacaatccactttttagccggaatgctgcccaaatttttttaattttgttttcattcatgttttggtttggcatttctgaaatttattttactctgctttacccaaaccactacatgaatgctatggcagatcttctcatccttttttgatttcctggttcataaactgcttgttcaattatgagtacttctattctcacctgtgaatccttgttatatggaatttttctatgccacttaccttcctaactcactgattttaatttactaatttctttttcaaatcctaaccatactaacccttttggtctcttttctgattattttcactttcctctaactttctaaccatggcatattgcttattttctttccatttaacattcattcaatcacaattcaattactcattttccttattctattgatgatcagacagggcgccgacatcccctccgagcccgacaccccttcagagccatcagaggatgagcacgaggaggaggatgagcacaaggaggagcctcattcccaggcggagactcatcagcaggcagccacagagcaggctgccccgcatcaggaggatatgccccagatagaggctgcagatccggagatcccgctccagtccgtaccacctccacagcagccagaccctcagcccaccaccgccacggagaccccagctaccatccctaccattgatgacactccttcacaccaggcttgattgagcatcgaggacgatgctgcgttttaagtgtggggaggtcgccatctctgacgtttattttggtgaaccactacatacttttttcttttattttggatattttttctgtattttcctctttttcttttactgttattttctgagtacttatacattgctacttgagtattttactctattttctgcattttgcattttttgttcatattttagttatttagtttagtttagttatttagtttagtttgcaattctgatttattagtggattaattagtatagtttaccctttttagcataagatagtatagtttaaatagaaaaatataaaaaggaagtaaactagaaactttaacagaatcaaaacaacccacaccttgtatatatagcattacatgttagttgacaacatttcatcaaggaggaacattaaaactttaaaagctaccctaaataatttttttcaagagaataatgggaatttttaactaaacctgtatacaatatatgaatgatatatgatgcttgagttagagaacacacagcctgtgagtcttgagcttaaattgtatggttgcattcaaaccataatttcatttctgtgtgtcacatttctttttattctgatgttctttactttgctttaatctatatgtccaattatagaatataggataGATACacaccaagagaatgattgaggccatcatttgattttagctcactcaccctaaatcagcctaccttttacatcacccttgttaacccccttgagcctttttaaaacccctttattctatttagccaaattactagccttaagcagaaaaacaaaggaaaaccccaagtgaatccttagttagcttaagatagaaaattataaatagagttaaatgtgggaaaccttttggaaaCATGggtaatagaaataaaagggtagaaaaaaagtaaaaaggaataaaataaaatttgggaagcatgctcatgagaaaatctaagtgatttaATCATcatgtgcaataaaaaaaaaagttatttttcagcatctaaataaaagggaatacaaaaaggaaattccccaatgaaaacaatgcacatggaataaaaaaataaaataaaaagtgaaacatgagcatgtaacaataagtgggaaattatgggaaattaggtaaagaaattttattttactagatgtgtatgttaggtgagatcttagtctaattagggATTctcttattagctcacttaaccttatacataaatccttacctttaccttggccccattacaaccttaattaagacctcatgactttttggtatgactatattctataattgttgattggttatatgaaaaacaaagctgtagaaattaagaataaaaagaaaaatagagtgaataaacccaataaacactgattgactagagagtaaacacaaaacgcgtgccaagcacgaatcagcagcgacgcggccgcatgactgacacgaccgcgcgccttaagcagaatacacatgacgcggtcgcatgactgacgcgaccgcgtggcaaggaaaagctccaaatgacgcgaccgcgtgacagaggccacgcaccagaaattacagaatacgcccccagcgaattctgaagccctttttggcccagatccaagtacagacagcatagaccagaggttataaagtgtgggaatgcttccattcaagggggctcgcatattttcacctttcaatgatttagatttagttgagagggagatcttctctctctcttttaggatttaggatttcttcttgttttagaagtaactctggatccaggtttaatgtttttttagtattacttctatttatttattccaacatttgaattgattattattataaattgatctaagaattattccatgttacaaatttctaattgaattaatgataatttgaggtattttcagtttatgattgttctcttgatttaagctgccattgcttcccatctaaggactcttttattatttcagcaatttactttttccccttttggttttgggtaagaattcagtaactcaacagttattaaactcaacataattgataattgttaccttgctaattgagttgaacttaattaatcccaaccttttgtcgttttcttaggaaataattaggattcaaaggtcaattttattagtcccttaactttcctttgctctggtaaaggttgaccaagtggaattaagtcattattgttgagaaggataactaagttggacttctaatttcccttatcttgccaaaagttgttttgcagttattatttatttttacttgccatttaattcactcgttatttaaattacttgcttctcaccttctaaaccccgattacaacctttatagccaataataagaacatacttcctcgcagttccttgagaagatgacccgaggtttgaatactcggttaacaatttttaaaggggtttgttacttgtgacacccaacacgtttgcacgaagggatttttgccggtttagaaactatatctacaacgcaaccgtttctatgaatttctttagtGGTAGAAAACCCGACGTCAGCGTCCATCACTCATTTTTCTCTGGAGTCCCAGTGCCAAATGCCAGAAACTATCACTAAACACCGGCAGCGCTGATAGGAGTGGTCCTGGTCCCCATGTCTTCAACAAATCATCACGGAAAgctttatttgattttcaatttaattttttaaattaagaaaagatattttaggtgttaaagttttaatttcaaatcaattaggattagatataaaaggagaaaatatTTAGCCCTTTGggctctcttttctcttttaccTAATTCTACACTTTACGCACTTTTAGAActatagttttattttttttgagtcatgagcaattaaacctccattgttaaggttaggagctctgtttattctatggattaatactaatGTCACTCTATTTTAATTATTGTATTCATTTgaattcaaggattacttttgttctttatattatgaATTGAgtgtattggaaaataactcttgttctacatgaattcttgttgattttttgaaaagttaACTCACTTGAATACTAGCTTGAAAGTAATTCCTCCTAAACCACTAATCAcctagacttaacgggatacgtgacaaataatcctcttatatttgggtaattcaGATTTTTGTgactaataaactagaattggacttaaccctttaatctaaattaagtgaccaaggaattggcggttgattaa from Arachis ipaensis cultivar K30076 chromosome B09, Araip1.1, whole genome shotgun sequence includes these protein-coding regions:
- the LOC107617703 gene encoding probable inactive ATP-dependent zinc metalloprotease FTSHI 5, chloroplastic isoform X3 — translated: MDSILHPHPLHSHSLRSPFPFQFPIRNQKLTPNLNLLRNNNNPISITRASTTTPKHQNRNDVGVASPPKCLFKEALFCFTLGVTALGAFSSPPTATAIAVPAVVKDVFSWKKKNAGKEKAKSGHEYADCTEKLLETVSVLLRTVEGVRNGNGGMEEVEAAMKAVNEKKEEVRGEINDRLYPQLRVLRRQKGALGKRAGQIIDEILAAKGEYEKLRRKEKKKGLEEEEKLTVETIEKKVAELEDEYNGIWEKVGDFEDAISRKETVALSYGVREINFIQWECEQMVERFKREMRHKEKTKSSSASPVTSLSKLDIQKDLETAQRKHLEQIILPSILDVEDLGPFFHQDSIDFAQSLKRRLQESRDMQRNLEAQIRKHMKKFGKENRYIVSSPEEDVVKGFPDVQLKWMFGNKEVVVPKAVSLHLYHGWKKWRAEAKADLKRNLMEDAEFGRKYVAERQERILLDRDRVMSRAWYNEEKNRWEMHPMAVPYAVSRKLIEHARIRHDWGAMYVALKGEEKEFYVDIKEFEMLFEDFGGFDVLYMKMLASGVPTAVHLMWIPFSELDFRQQFLLIFRVSRWVFNGLWNSEVVVKARNRIFTELKDITDDLMMVIGFPIVEFLVPYPVRMRLGMAWPEEIYQTVDATWYLKWQSEAEFNYKSRLTDELTGWYFWFFVRAAVFGFVMFHVFKFLGRKVPRLFGYGPLRRDPNMRKLRRVKYYVNQKLRRIKQKRKDGVDPIKTAFEQMKRVKKPPIPLKNFASIESMKEEINEVVAFLQNPRAFQEMGARAPRGVLIVGERGTGKTSLALAIAAEARVPVVEIKAQQLEAGLWVGQSASNVRELFQTARDLAPVIIFVEDFDLFAGVRGTFIHTKNQDHESFINQLLVELDGFEKQDGVVLMATTRNLKQIDEALQRPGRMDRIFHLQRPTQAEREKILYLAAEETMDDQLIDYVDWKKVAEKTALLRPIELKLVPVALEGSAFRSKVVDTDELMSYCGLFARLPQTCSSAVPLFLRKTKIAKMLSKAWVNHLGLTLTKEDLQSVVDLMEPYGQISNGIELLSPPLDWTRESKFPHAVWAAGRGLIALLLPNFDEVDNLWLEPLSWQGIGCTKITKARNEGSINGNSESRSYLEKKLVFCFGSHVASQMLLPFGEENFLSSSEIQQAQEIATRMVIQYGWAPDDSAAIYYHSNAFHDEL